A stretch of DNA from Acidimicrobiia bacterium:
TTGGCGTGAAACACCATGAGTTCGAGCTCCAGGGCGGTGCTCTCCCAAGTCTCCCGAGAGTCTCGTGCGGCGATACGGATCCTTTTCAGGGGGTTGGGTTCGCTTCGGAGAGCGTCGAGGAGTCCAGCGTCAGCGTCGCTGCCCTGGACCTCAACGTAATGGGCCGTGGAGTCTCTGAGCAGACCGATCTTGTCCTCGAAGATGTTGTAGATGGTCTGCTCGGAGACCTCGGCGCATTCGGCGACCTGTCTGACGGACGTGTTCTGAAACCCTTGTCTCATGAACAACGAGAGGGCCGCATCCATGATCGCCTCTCTCGTCTCCCGCGCTTGTGCCTCTCGCCGCGGTGCTCGATATTGCCGATTGACTCCATCGTCGGGTGGTTGTAGTGTCACTCAGATCACTGGGGTCTTACTTAAATGAGTATGTGGGCATCCAAGTCTGACAGGGAGGAGCCGCCTTGGCAACGGACACTCAGTTGAGAGACAGCCACACACGCAACGCCCCCGCCGAGAGAGGCGAAGCGATCACGATCCGAATCGGTGGCATCGCCGGTCTATTGGCCGGGCTCCTCGCCCTGAGCCTGAACTTCATCCTGCTGGGATCCGAAACCCCCGACCCGAACGCGCCAGTCAGTGAGATCGCGGCATATGTGCAAGGGCATACGGAAGCACTCATGGCTTCGACAACGGCAAGGTTTGGCGTGTTCTTTCTCTTGGTCATCTTTGGGGTAGGGCTCTATCGGTTGTCGAGAGGTTCATCCGAGGGCCATCATCGAGCTTGGGCTGTCATGGGCATGGCTGGCGTGGTTTGGCTCGTCTCTGTGGGAACGGTCTCGAACTCGATCGAGCTGGCCGGGGTGTGGCAAGCCGGGAGTCTGGATACGCGACCTGAGATGCTGATGACCATATGGAGTCTGGCCAGCGTGATGTTCGTTGCCAACGCCATCGCGTGGGCGACCTTCGTTCTCGGCTTCACGATGGCCGGCGTGGTCAACGAATCACTTCCGAGGTTGCTGGGCGGCTATGGGATCGTCGTGGCTGCGCTTTGCCTGGCGGGTGGAATCGGTGTTGGCTCTGTTGTCAATGAGGGGTGGTTCCAATATCCGTGGTTCCTGTCCGAGCTTCTCTTCGTGCTGTGGCTCTTCTCGACGGCTGGGTTGATGATCAAGCGATCAGTGCCGACAACCGCCTGACGAGACGAACATCTCACCCAGCGCGCCCTCTCCGCCGCCCCCGGGGTCGCGATCGGCCTCGTGAATCGATCCTTCGGGGAGGCAGGAACCCGTTCAGGGCCACGGATTCCGTCCGGCTCCGGGGGTGGGACTCGAACCCACAACCTACGGATTAACAGTCCGCCGCTCTGCCAATTGAGCTACCCCGGAAGGTTCCTCCGACTGGAGGCGAGCGATGGTACTACACGGTCCCTTCACGCCAGGAAGCCGTGATGGCGTCACGGATCGCTCGCCGGTCCCTCACTCATCGGCATCGTCTCAGGGAAGATCCACAAGAAAACCGAGGCGCCCACGAAGCCGATACCGCCAATGGCCAGGCATGCCGCCGCGAGGCTCGCCACAGACGTCACGGCGGCAACGGTCAGCGGACCCGTGATGCCCCCGATGTCGCTGACGAGGCGCCACCCGCCCAAGAACTCGTTGCGCCCGACACGGGGCGAGAGGTCGGAAGCGAGCGTCATGCCGAGCCCCGCCCCGAACCCGTTCCCGAAACCGAAGAGCACCCCGGCGAGCACCAGCCCGGTCAAGGTGGACGCCTGGGTCATGACAGCGAGCGCGGTCGCCATCAACGCCATGGCGGGAACCCCTGCCCATTTCCTGCCGAACCGGTCCATGAGTTGGCCGACGGGATAGAACAGCAGCATGTCGATGGCCGACCCGGCGGCGAACACGAACGAGATCCCGCTGGCGGCGACGCCGATGTGACCGCCCCACAGCGGGATGAGCGTGTCACGCGACGTCCTGATGAGCTGCAGGATGATCGAAACCGCTCCCCCGCTCACGAGCAGCCGCCGTCGCCCCGTGAAGGAGTCTCTCATGCGGCCGAGCGAGGCCCGCACCGTGACTTCGGCGCGCCGCGGTGTCTCGGCGGTGAAGAGGGCGAGCGCCACGAGCGCCGCCAGCGCCACGACTGCCTGAGTCACGAAGGCAGCCTCGAGGCCGTAGATCGCCACGGCCGTGCCCCCGATGATCGGCCCGACGAAGTTCCCGACGCGGTTGACGCCACCGAGCATCGACATCACGCGGCCCCGGAACTCCGGCGGCGAGATCTCGGTCGCATACGACATGCGGGAGAGCAGCCAAAGCGCCCAGCCCCAGCCCATGATCCCCACGAGGACGGCGTACAGCGGGAGTGACGGCCGCATGGCGATCCCCACGCCGACGACCGCCAGGATGACGGTGCCGATGGCCATGCCCTTGCGTTCCCCGAGCCTGGCGACGATGAGCCCGGCCGGCACGTCGAACATGAACGTGCCGATGCCTCGCAGAGCGACGATCGCCCCGGCCGCCGGCACGGAAGCGCCGAGGCTCAATGCCAGCAACGGCAGGATCGGCAGCGTGGCGCCCTGGCCGACGGCGAACAGGAACGTCGGCAGGTAGACGGAGGTCGACAGCGAGCGCACACGGAAGCTCGAAGGCTCCGGCATCGGGGCCGCCACGTCTGGAGCTCAGTCCGGTTCGACGAGTGCCGGAGGCGGCCACCCGTTTCGGGCCGATGCACACAGCCCGGAGAGAGCGAGCCCTGGATGGTTGTCGAGGTCTGCGGTCACATGATCTCCAACTCAGGCACCGCCTCGCAGACGGCGCGGCGACCTGGAGCCGGGCAGCGCGCCGTGTCGAGGGTGATTTGTGCACAATACACACGGACCTGTCGCCGGGTCGGTGGAAGCCCGAGGGTGCAAGAATGTCGATGATGAAACGACGAACCGCCTTGATGGCCGGCTTCGGGATCGGATACGTGCTCGGGGCCAAGGCCGGCCGTCAGCGATACGAGCAGATCCGCGGTATCGCCAGGACCATCGCCGAGAACCCACCGATCCGCCGGGTGCTCGACGACGTCGGCTACCTCGCCGACGCCGGAACGGCGGCGACGCGCTCTGCGATGAGCGAACGGCTCCACAGCGTGGGAAGCTCGATCCGCCGTTCCGCAGGCACCGCCTCTGGGTCCGGGGTCTAGACGAGCGTGTGCGTGCCGGTGATCGCCACGATCATGCACCCTCGAGGTAGCCCTCGAGCTTGCGCGCCCGTGCCGGCTGACGGAGCTTGGCGAGCGCCTTCGTCTCGATCTGGCGGATCCGCTCCCTGGTGACCCTGAAGTGGGCGCCGACCTCTTCGAGCGTGCGGATCTTCCCGTCCGCCAGCCCGAAGCGCATGATGAGCACCTGGCGTTCCCTCTCGTTGAGGCCCTCGAGCGCCAGCGAGAGGTACTCCTGGAGGAGGCGGAAGGAGGCGGCCTCCACGGGCACGTCCGCTTCGGTGTCCTCGACGAAGTCGCCGAGGGTCGACTCGTCCTCCTCGCCGAGCGGTGACTCGAGCGAGAGCGGGTCCTGGGCGATCCTGCGCAGCTCGGACACCCGGTCGGGCTCCATCTCCATCTCCACCGCGATCTCCTCGATCGTCGGCTCCCGGCCGAGATCCTGCATCAGCGAGCGCTGCGACCGAGCGAGCTTGTTGATCGTCTCGACCATGTGAACCGGCACGCGGATCGTCCTCGCCTGATCGGCCAGCGCCCGGGTCACCGCCTGCCGAATCCACCACGTTGCGTAGGTGGAGAACTTGAAGCCCTTGCGATAGTCGAACTTCTCGACCGCCCTGATCAAGCCGAGGTTGCCCTCCTGGATGAGGTCGAGTAGAGACAATCCCCGGCCGACGTACTTCTTGGCGATCGAGACGAC
This window harbors:
- a CDS encoding MFS transporter; the encoded protein is MAAPMPEPSSFRVRSLSTSVYLPTFLFAVGQGATLPILPLLALSLGASVPAAGAIVALRGIGTFMFDVPAGLIVARLGERKGMAIGTVILAVVGVGIAMRPSLPLYAVLVGIMGWGWALWLLSRMSYATEISPPEFRGRVMSMLGGVNRVGNFVGPIIGGTAVAIYGLEAAFVTQAVVALAALVALALFTAETPRRAEVTVRASLGRMRDSFTGRRRLLVSGGAVSIILQLIRTSRDTLIPLWGGHIGVAASGISFVFAAGSAIDMLLFYPVGQLMDRFGRKWAGVPAMALMATALAVMTQASTLTGLVLAGVLFGFGNGFGAGLGMTLASDLSPRVGRNEFLGGWRLVSDIGGITGPLTVAAVTSVASLAAACLAIGGIGFVGASVFLWIFPETMPMSEGPASDP
- a CDS encoding TetR/AcrR family transcriptional regulator, with protein sequence MDAALSLFMRQGFQNTSVRQVAECAEVSEQTIYNIFEDKIGLLRDSTAHYVEVQGSDADAGLLDALRSEPNPLKRIRIAARDSRETWESTALELELMVFHANSSDPRLKDLERMGRQYKLEGALAVCELLFPDEVRRPDLSLEQIAELVTAIDSAATVTSLMETGWTMDQWEGWVADFLNHFFDPTWLNEQGSAR
- the rpoD gene encoding RNA polymerase sigma factor RpoD yields the protein MTELERAVLERLMQRGKQRGFLIATEVHQELEDATAPPESFDDVFVALLEGGIAVREDSNDALAATALTNDELVHVSDPVRMYLQEIGRYPLLTPQQEVELAMQMETGMRADEKLDSVEELSPGERAILERAARQADRARKRLVESNLRLVVSIAKKYVGRGLSLLDLIQEGNLGLIRAVEKFDYRKGFKFSTYATWWIRQAVTRALADQARTIRVPVHMVETINKLARSQRSLMQDLGREPTIEEIAVEMEMEPDRVSELRRIAQDPLSLESPLGEEDESTLGDFVEDTEADVPVEAASFRLLQEYLSLALEGLNERERQVLIMRFGLADGKIRTLEEVGAHFRVTRERIRQIETKALAKLRQPARARKLEGYLEGA
- a CDS encoding YtxH domain-containing protein, whose translation is MKRRTALMAGFGIGYVLGAKAGRQRYEQIRGIARTIAENPPIRRVLDDVGYLADAGTAATRSAMSERLHSVGSSIRRSAGTASGSGV